A genomic segment from Lutibacter sp. A80 encodes:
- a CDS encoding DUF4286 family protein, whose product MYIYNVTTNVDESVHQQWLKWMKEVHIPNMLSLGKFTNAKMIQVMVDEEMGGTTYAVQYTTDSIETLQEYYQEDAEKLRAEAMHLFKDKIVAFRTELKVVSEQFSMSVKN is encoded by the coding sequence ATGTATATATATAACGTAACAACAAATGTTGATGAATCGGTTCATCAGCAATGGTTAAAATGGATGAAAGAAGTACATATACCAAATATGCTTTCTTTAGGGAAATTTACCAATGCAAAAATGATTCAAGTTATGGTAGATGAAGAAATGGGAGGCACAACATATGCTGTACAATACACAACAGATAGTATAGAAACTCTTCAAGAATATTACCAAGAAGATGCCGAAAAATTAAGAGCAGAAGCAATGCATTTATTTAAAGATAAAATTGTAGCTTTTAGAACCGAATTAAAAGTTGTTAGTGAACAATTTAGTATGAGTGTGAAAAATTAA
- the rsmA gene encoding 16S rRNA (adenine(1518)-N(6)/adenine(1519)-N(6))-dimethyltransferase RsmA — MSVRAKKHLGQHFLKDELIAQQIADSLTENGYKNVLEIGPGMGVLTKYLLKKPLKTYVIEIDTESVEYLQTHYLNLADRIISKDFLKINLETYFIKEQVAIIGNFPYNISTQIVFKTLENRHQIPEFTGMFQKEVAKRIAEKAGSKVYGILSVLTQAFYNVEYLFTVPPTVFNPPPKVDSGVIRLIRKENYTLPVDEKLFFKVVKTAFQQRRKTLRNSLKVLNLSDSLREDSIFGQRPEQLSVQEFINLTSKIEKDVS, encoded by the coding sequence ATGAGTGTAAGAGCAAAAAAACACCTAGGACAACATTTTTTAAAAGATGAATTAATAGCGCAACAAATTGCCGATAGTTTAACCGAAAATGGTTATAAAAATGTTTTAGAAATAGGGCCTGGAATGGGTGTTTTAACAAAATATTTGCTTAAAAAACCACTTAAAACGTATGTAATTGAAATTGATACAGAATCGGTTGAATATTTACAGACTCATTATTTAAATTTAGCTGATAGAATTATTTCAAAAGATTTCTTAAAAATTAATCTTGAAACTTATTTTATAAAAGAACAAGTAGCAATAATTGGAAATTTTCCGTACAATATTTCAACTCAAATAGTATTTAAAACACTTGAAAATCGACATCAAATACCGGAGTTTACCGGAATGTTTCAAAAAGAAGTTGCTAAAAGAATTGCAGAAAAAGCAGGAAGTAAGGTTTACGGAATACTTTCAGTTTTAACCCAAGCTTTTTACAACGTAGAATATTTATTTACAGTACCACCAACTGTTTTTAATCCACCTCCCAAAGTAGATTCTGGAGTTATTAGACTTATAAGAAAAGAGAATTATACGCTGCCTGTAGATGAAAAATTATTTTTTAAAGTAGTAAAAACGGCTTTTCAACAACGTAGAAAAACACTTCGTAATAGTTTAAAAGTGCTTAATTTATCGGATAGTTTAAGAGAAGATAGTATCTTTGGTCAACGTCCAGAGCAATTATCGGTTCAAGAGTTCATTAATCTTACTTCTAAAATAGAAAAAGATGTCAGTTGA
- the mgtE gene encoding magnesium transporter, with amino-acid sequence MSVEISKQFIEDIQLLIAEKNNESLLILLEEFHYADIAEVIDDLYTDEAIYLIRLLESDVTSEVIAELDEDVREKILNELSSKEIAEEIDELDTDDAADIISELPENQKEEVIAHLEDIKHAKEIVELLRYDEDTAGGLMAKELVKVNENWNVLTCVKEMRAQAEEVTRVHSIYVVDDDNKLIGRLSLKDLLTTSTKTAIKDVLIKKVDSVNVNDQAEDVARVMQKYDLEAIPVVDEIGHLVGRITIDDIVDVIREEAEKDYQLAAGISQDVEADDTIWELTKARLPWLILALFGGFISVSVLGGFGDAMRQFPELFFFTPLIAAMAGNVGVQSSAIVVQGLANDSLRGSLWNRLVKEISLSLLNGFVLAILLMSAGMFFLGFDFKVGLTVSISLVSVIIIASIIGTFVPIILDKRNIDPALATGPFITTSNDILGILIYFLIAKLILGF; translated from the coding sequence ATGTCAGTTGAAATTTCAAAACAGTTTATAGAAGATATTCAGTTATTAATTGCTGAAAAAAACAATGAATCTTTATTGATTTTATTGGAAGAATTCCATTATGCAGATATAGCAGAGGTTATTGATGATTTATATACTGATGAAGCAATTTATTTAATTCGACTTTTAGAAAGTGATGTAACTTCAGAAGTAATTGCCGAATTAGATGAAGATGTTCGTGAAAAAATTCTTAACGAACTTTCTAGTAAAGAAATTGCAGAAGAAATTGACGAGCTAGATACCGATGATGCAGCAGATATTATTTCAGAACTTCCAGAAAATCAAAAAGAAGAAGTAATTGCGCATCTAGAAGATATTAAACACGCCAAAGAAATTGTTGAGCTTTTACGTTACGATGAAGATACTGCAGGTGGTTTAATGGCGAAAGAGTTAGTAAAAGTAAACGAAAATTGGAATGTTTTAACGTGTGTAAAAGAAATGCGGGCGCAAGCCGAAGAGGTTACCAGAGTACATTCTATTTATGTTGTAGATGATGATAATAAACTAATAGGAAGGCTTTCTTTAAAAGATTTGTTAACCACCTCTACAAAAACTGCAATTAAAGATGTTTTAATAAAAAAAGTAGATTCGGTAAATGTAAATGACCAGGCTGAAGATGTAGCTAGAGTTATGCAAAAATACGATTTGGAAGCAATTCCTGTAGTAGATGAAATTGGACATTTAGTTGGTAGAATTACTATTGATGATATTGTAGATGTAATTAGAGAAGAAGCTGAAAAAGATTACCAATTAGCAGCGGGTATTTCTCAAGATGTTGAAGCAGATGATACCATTTGGGAACTTACTAAAGCGCGTTTACCTTGGTTAATTTTAGCATTGTTTGGTGGTTTTATTAGTGTTTCGGTATTGGGCGGTTTTGGAGATGCAATGAGACAATTTCCTGAACTATTTTTCTTTACACCATTAATTGCCGCAATGGCAGGAAATGTTGGAGTACAATCATCTGCAATTGTTGTGCAAGGGTTGGCAAACGATAGTTTAAGAGGTTCGCTTTGGAATAGACTTGTTAAAGAAATATCACTTAGCTTATTAAATGGTTTTGTTCTTGCCATATTATTAATGTCTGCAGGAATGTTTTTTCTTGGTTTTGACTTTAAAGTAGGATTAACAGTATCTATTTCGTTAGTTTCTGTTATTATTATTGCTTCAATTATAGGCACTTTTGTTCCAATTATTTTAGATAAAAGAAATATAGATCCTGCCTTAGCTACAGGTCCATTTATAACTACAAGTAACGATATTTTGGGGATTTTAATTTACTTTTTAATTGCAAAATTAATTTTAGGATTTTAA
- a CDS encoding MepB family protein — translation MDNTLNQIKKAVYSKCNLNISDFNLDPESRAYNACSFKLNGKIIISRNAKVTPKKVGQFVTFWKRNTDGIIEPFNETDTIDFFIVNVHTPNEFGQFVFPKSILIKKGILSTVNKEGKRAFRVYPSWDLTKNKQAQLSQKWQLNYFYKINASTNFNEVSKLYNNK, via the coding sequence ATGGATAATACCCTAAATCAAATTAAAAAAGCAGTTTACAGTAAATGTAATTTAAATATTTCTGATTTTAATTTAGATCCAGAAAGTAGAGCATATAATGCTTGTAGTTTTAAACTCAATGGAAAAATTATTATTAGTAGAAATGCTAAAGTTACACCTAAAAAAGTTGGCCAATTTGTAACTTTTTGGAAACGGAATACAGACGGAATAATTGAGCCTTTTAACGAAACCGATACAATAGATTTTTTTATTGTAAACGTACATACACCAAATGAATTTGGGCAATTTGTTTTTCCAAAATCTATACTGATTAAAAAAGGAATACTATCAACAGTAAACAAAGAAGGAAAGAGAGCATTTAGAGTGTATCCGAGTTGGGACCTTACAAAAAATAAACAAGCTCAATTATCTCAAAAATGGCAATTGAATTATTTCTATAAAATTAATGCATCAACCAATTTTAATGAGGTTTCTAAATTGTATAATAATAAATAA
- a CDS encoding RNA methyltransferase, translated as MRKLKNSELGRLNVEDFKKTEKIPLIVILDNIRSLNNIGSVFRTSDAFLIEKIYLCGITAQPPHKEIHKTALGATESVAWEYAEDTLTLVEKLKNEKIKILAIEQAENSTMLQDFTLEPNQKYAVVMGNEVKGVQQAVVSASNYCIEIPQFGTKHSLNISVSCGVVLWDLFKKFKF; from the coding sequence ATGAGAAAACTAAAAAACAGTGAACTTGGAAGATTAAATGTTGAAGACTTTAAGAAAACTGAAAAAATTCCACTAATTGTAATTCTAGATAATATTAGAAGTTTAAATAATATTGGATCAGTTTTTAGAACAAGTGATGCTTTTTTAATTGAAAAAATATATTTATGCGGTATTACAGCGCAACCTCCTCATAAAGAAATTCATAAAACTGCATTGGGAGCTACGGAATCTGTAGCTTGGGAATATGCTGAAGATACCTTAACTTTAGTTGAGAAATTAAAAAATGAAAAGATTAAAATTTTAGCTATTGAACAAGCTGAAAACAGTACGATGTTGCAAGATTTTACGCTAGAACCCAACCAAAAATATGCTGTTGTTATGGGAAATGAGGTAAAAGGAGTGCAACAAGCAGTAGTTTCTGCAAGTAATTATTGTATTGAAATTCCACAATTTGGAACCAAACACTCTTTAAATATTTCGGTAAGTTGTGGTGTTGTACTTTGGGATTTGTTTAAAAAGTTTAAATTCTAA
- a CDS encoding PorT family protein, which produces MKKQFLLIVITLFYLSSYSQISFKKGYFIKNSGEKIECFIKNIDWKNNPSHFNYKLSKNDNQKEATIEVVKEFGIYNIAKYQRYTVDIDMSNESINSLNQDRSPNYKKETLFLKVLIEGNADLFFYEKKNLKRYFYKTDTINIQQLIYKSYLTSSGQIAKNNTYIYQLRANLKCQNISIKDTEHLDYRTNKLVDFFIKYNKCTNSEFVNYNTKQKKDLYNLTIRPGLNISSLTLRGDYTKVKDANFDNKIGFRIGIENELILPFNKNKWAIIIEPTYQYFKSETSTISFGTKQSVKIDYNSIELPIGVRHYMFLNKNSKLFINTSWVVDFNFGSYLDYEFSKDINTSSPNSNFAIGAGYSTKKYSAEIRYYTNRNLLEKMTNDAYYKSLSIIFGYSIF; this is translated from the coding sequence ATGAAAAAACAATTCCTGCTCATTGTAATTACTCTCTTCTATCTTAGCAGTTATTCGCAAATCTCTTTTAAAAAAGGATATTTTATTAAAAATTCTGGTGAAAAAATAGAATGCTTCATTAAAAATATTGATTGGAAAAATAACCCCAGTCATTTTAATTATAAATTATCAAAAAATGATAACCAAAAAGAAGCAACTATTGAAGTTGTTAAAGAATTTGGAATTTATAATATTGCTAAATACCAACGTTATACTGTTGACATTGATATGTCTAATGAAAGTATAAACAGTTTAAATCAAGATAGAAGTCCGAATTATAAGAAAGAAACACTTTTTTTAAAAGTACTAATAGAAGGTAACGCTGATTTATTCTTTTATGAAAAAAAGAATTTAAAAAGATACTTTTATAAAACTGACACAATTAATATTCAACAATTAATTTATAAAAGTTACTTAACTTCTAGTGGTCAAATAGCTAAAAACAACACTTATATATATCAACTTAGGGCAAATTTAAAGTGCCAAAATATTTCAATAAAAGATACTGAACACCTTGATTACAGAACAAATAAATTAGTAGACTTTTTTATAAAATACAATAAATGCACTAATTCTGAATTTGTTAATTATAATACAAAACAAAAAAAAGATTTATATAATTTAACAATTAGACCTGGTTTAAATATTTCATCTCTTACACTTCGTGGTGATTACACTAAAGTAAAAGATGCTAATTTTGATAATAAAATAGGCTTTAGAATAGGGATTGAGAATGAATTAATTTTACCTTTTAACAAAAATAAATGGGCTATTATAATTGAACCAACATATCAATATTTCAAATCAGAAACCTCAACAATTAGTTTTGGAACTAAACAATCTGTTAAAATTGATTACAATTCCATAGAATTACCAATTGGAGTTAGGCATTATATGTTTTTAAATAAAAATTCAAAATTATTTATTAATACTTCTTGGGTTGTTGATTTTAATTTTGGCTCTTATTTAGATTATGAATTTAGTAAAGATATAAATACTTCAAGCCCTAATAGCAATTTTGCAATAGGAGCAGGATATAGCACCAAAAAATATAGTGCAGAAATTAGATACTATACAAATAGAAATCTTTTAGAAAAGATGACTAATGATGCATATTACAAAAGTCTCTCTATAATTTTTGGATATTCAATTTTTTAA
- the mutS gene encoding DNA mismatch repair protein MutS, with the protein MAAKSKKVTPLMKQYNAIKVKYPDAMLLFRVGDFYETFGEDAKKAAHVLGIILTKRGAGSETETALAGFPHHSLNTYLPKLVKAGMRVAICDQLEDPKMTKKIVKRGVTELVTPGVALNDEVLQSKTNNFLASVHFGKKQLGISFLDVSTGEFLTAQGTSEYIDKLLQNFNPSEVLVQKQHKNKFQELFGDRFYTFYLEDWIFQVEYALETLTNHFKVKTLKGFGVDDLNEGVIAAGAVLYYLSETQHNKLEHISVINRISEDNYVWMDRFTIRNLELYNSTSVNAVTLLDVIDKTISPMGGRLLKRWLALPLKDINRIKKRHDIVKYFIDNDDFLETATYQIKQISDIERLVSKVATGKVNPREVVLLKNSLNAIIPIKEAAEQSNNQSLKIIGEQLQNCNTLREKITKTINEDAPVNINKGNVIASGVSKELDELRAISTSGKDYLDAMLARETERTGISSLKIAFNNVFGYYIEVRNSHKDKVPEDWIRKQTLVNAERYITEELKEYETKILGAEEKIGKLEHELFAELISNLLDYIQPIQLNAQLIAQIDCLLSFAELAKYNNYIRPQIDESSDLEIKNGRHPVIEKQLPIGEEYIANDVVLNRNLQQIIMITGPNMSGKSAILRQTALIVLLAQMGSYVPAQNARIGIVDKIFTRVGASDNISMGESTFMVEMNETASILNNISERSLVLLDEIGRGTSTYDGISIAWAIAEYLHEHPSKAKTLFATHYHELNDMTNTFERVKNYNVSVKELKDKVIFLRKLVPGGSEHSFGIYVAKLAGMPTSVIHRASKMLKQLEKNHTNAEVKETLKNTQEEEMQLSFFQLDDPLLEDIKEEILATNIDALTPIEALMKLNEIKRMLTKKK; encoded by the coding sequence TTGGCAGCAAAATCAAAGAAAGTCACACCATTAATGAAACAATACAATGCAATAAAGGTAAAATATCCTGATGCAATGTTATTATTTAGAGTGGGCGATTTTTACGAAACTTTTGGTGAAGATGCTAAAAAAGCAGCCCATGTTTTAGGAATTATTTTAACCAAACGTGGCGCAGGTAGTGAAACAGAAACTGCCTTAGCTGGTTTTCCACACCATTCTTTAAATACCTACTTACCAAAATTAGTAAAAGCCGGAATGCGTGTTGCAATTTGCGATCAGTTGGAAGATCCAAAAATGACCAAGAAAATTGTAAAACGTGGAGTTACAGAATTGGTAACACCAGGAGTTGCTTTAAATGATGAAGTGCTACAGTCTAAAACAAATAACTTTTTAGCATCGGTGCACTTTGGAAAAAAACAACTTGGTATTTCTTTTTTAGATGTTTCTACAGGAGAATTTTTAACAGCGCAAGGAACTAGTGAGTATATTGATAAGTTGCTTCAAAATTTTAATCCGAGCGAGGTATTGGTTCAAAAACAACATAAAAATAAGTTTCAAGAACTGTTTGGAGATCGTTTTTATACATTTTATTTAGAAGATTGGATATTTCAAGTAGAATACGCTTTGGAAACCTTAACAAATCACTTTAAAGTAAAAACATTAAAGGGTTTTGGTGTAGATGATTTAAATGAAGGTGTTATTGCTGCAGGTGCTGTATTGTATTATTTAAGCGAAACACAGCATAATAAATTAGAGCATATTTCTGTAATTAATAGAATTTCGGAAGATAATTATGTGTGGATGGATCGATTTACCATTCGTAATTTAGAGTTATACAATTCTACTTCGGTAAATGCTGTAACGCTTTTAGATGTTATAGATAAAACAATTTCGCCAATGGGCGGACGTTTATTAAAACGCTGGTTGGCATTGCCTTTAAAAGATATTAATCGTATAAAAAAGCGCCATGATATTGTTAAATATTTTATTGATAATGATGATTTTCTAGAAACTGCAACCTACCAAATTAAACAAATTAGTGATATTGAGCGTTTGGTTTCTAAAGTGGCAACAGGAAAAGTAAATCCGCGTGAAGTTGTTTTGTTAAAAAATTCTTTAAATGCTATTATTCCAATTAAAGAAGCCGCCGAACAAAGCAACAATCAATCGTTAAAAATTATAGGAGAGCAATTACAAAATTGTAATACACTCCGCGAAAAAATTACAAAAACTATAAACGAAGACGCTCCTGTAAATATTAACAAAGGAAATGTTATTGCAAGTGGAGTTTCAAAAGAATTGGATGAATTAAGAGCAATTTCAACTTCAGGAAAAGATTATTTAGATGCTATGCTGGCTCGTGAAACTGAACGCACTGGAATTTCATCGTTAAAAATAGCTTTTAATAATGTATTTGGATATTATATTGAAGTTAGAAATTCGCATAAAGATAAAGTTCCAGAAGATTGGATTCGTAAGCAAACCTTGGTAAATGCCGAGCGTTATATTACTGAAGAATTAAAAGAATACGAAACAAAAATTTTAGGGGCTGAAGAAAAAATCGGAAAACTTGAACACGAGCTTTTTGCGGAATTAATTAGCAATTTACTAGATTATATTCAGCCAATACAATTAAACGCGCAATTGATAGCGCAAATAGATTGTTTGTTGTCTTTTGCTGAATTGGCTAAGTACAATAATTATATCCGTCCACAAATTGATGAAAGTAGCGATTTGGAAATAAAAAACGGGAGGCATCCTGTTATTGAAAAACAATTACCAATTGGTGAAGAATACATTGCAAACGATGTGGTTTTAAACAGAAATTTGCAACAAATAATTATGATTACCGGTCCTAATATGAGTGGTAAATCCGCTATTTTACGTCAAACTGCTTTAATAGTTTTATTAGCCCAAATGGGAAGTTATGTTCCAGCACAAAATGCTAGAATTGGAATTGTAGATAAAATATTTACCCGTGTTGGTGCAAGTGACAATATTTCTATGGGCGAATCTACTTTTATGGTAGAAATGAATGAAACGGCTAGTATTTTGAACAATATTTCAGAACGGAGTTTGGTATTGTTAGATGAAATTGGACGTGGAACTAGTACCTACGATGGGATTTCAATAGCATGGGCAATTGCAGAATATTTACACGAACATCCTTCAAAAGCTAAAACACTTTTCGCTACACATTATCACGAGTTAAACGATATGACCAATACGTTTGAACGTGTTAAAAATTATAATGTTTCAGTAAAAGAACTAAAAGATAAAGTTATTTTTTTACGTAAATTAGTTCCTGGTGGGAGTGAGCATAGTTTTGGTATTTATGTAGCTAAATTAGCCGGAATGCCAACTTCGGTTATTCATAGGGCAAGTAAAATGCTGAAACAATTAGAAAAAAACCATACAAATGCTGAAGTAAAAGAAACGTTGAAAAATACTCAGGAAGAAGAGATGCAATTGAGTTTTTTTCAGTTAGATGATCCTTTGTTAGAAGATATTAAAGAAGAAATTCTTGCAACAAATATTGATGCACTTACACCTATTGAAGCATTGATGAAATTGAATGAAATTAAACGTATGTTGACTAAAAAGAAATAA
- a CDS encoding RNA methyltransferase, whose product MINNLEQGFFGIGIQNGKTPENLGVLWRSAQNMGASFIFTIGNRYAKQACDTHKATGAMPYFHYATFDDFYNNLPKGAQLVGVELDEKAVQLETFKHPRRCVYLLGAEDHGLSKAAIEKSHFLVKFKSVLSLNVSVAGSIVMYDRQAKAFKL is encoded by the coding sequence ATGATAAACAATCTAGAACAAGGTTTTTTTGGTATTGGAATTCAAAATGGTAAAACTCCTGAAAATTTAGGTGTTTTATGGCGTTCAGCTCAAAATATGGGAGCAAGTTTTATTTTTACCATTGGAAATAGGTATGCAAAACAAGCTTGTGATACCCATAAAGCAACGGGAGCAATGCCTTATTTTCATTATGCAACTTTTGATGATTTTTATAATAATTTACCAAAAGGAGCACAGTTAGTTGGTGTTGAATTAGATGAAAAAGCAGTGCAACTGGAAACATTTAAACACCCAAGGCGTTGTGTATATTTGTTAGGAGCAGAAGACCACGGATTGTCTAAAGCTGCCATAGAAAAATCGCATTTTTTAGTAAAATTTAAGTCCGTTTTAAGTTTAAATGTTTCTGTAGCAGGTAGTATTGTAATGTACGATAGACAAGCTAAAGCTTTTAAATTGTAA
- a CDS encoding twin-arginine translocase TatA/TatE family subunit gives MYLFISGAEIFVVLVIVVMLFGADKLPEIARGLGKGMRQVKDATNDIKREINNSAEKNNIDLDVASSIKEEIKKVTDDIQDYSKPVKKVKDTIVDEITGPIKRNK, from the coding sequence ATGTATCTATTTATTAGCGGAGCCGAAATATTTGTAGTACTAGTTATTGTTGTAATGCTTTTTGGTGCAGATAAATTACCAGAAATTGCACGTGGCCTAGGAAAAGGTATGCGTCAAGTTAAAGATGCAACAAACGATATTAAACGTGAAATAAATAATAGTGCCGAAAAAAATAATATAGATCTTGATGTTGCTTCAAGTATTAAAGAAGAAATTAAGAAAGTAACCGATGATATTCAAGACTATAGCAAACCTGTAAAAAAAGTAAAAGACACTATTGTTGATGAAATTACAGGGCCTATTAAAAGAAATAAATAG
- a CDS encoding phosphatase PAP2 family protein produces the protein MEFLGSLIEYDKQLLLFLHSKGIEFWDGFWLFVTYPPHWIPLFFLLFYLGYKAFGLKKALYILILTALSAGTSLVIVNIIKNIFQRLRPINDVSINKSIRILVEANDFSFVSGHSAVSFTIAFFSFWVLKKQYKGVLLIFIFPLFFAYSRLYLALHYPIDIFVGMLLGLFIAIVFYKLARLLVLKS, from the coding sequence TTGGAATTTCTTGGTTCACTTATTGAATACGATAAGCAATTATTACTTTTTTTACATTCTAAAGGTATTGAATTTTGGGATGGATTTTGGTTGTTTGTTACCTATCCGCCACATTGGATTCCACTGTTTTTTTTATTATTTTATTTGGGATATAAAGCTTTTGGATTAAAAAAAGCTCTGTATATTTTAATATTAACAGCGTTAAGCGCAGGAACTTCATTAGTTATTGTAAATATTATTAAAAATATTTTTCAAAGATTAAGACCTATAAATGATGTTTCTATAAATAAGTCTATTCGAATTTTAGTTGAAGCGAATGATTTTAGTTTTGTTTCTGGTCATTCAGCAGTCTCTTTTACTATTGCTTTTTTTTCATTTTGGGTATTAAAAAAACAATACAAAGGAGTATTATTAATTTTTATTTTCCCTTTATTTTTTGCTTATAGTAGACTTTACCTGGCCTTACATTATCCTATTGATATTTTTGTAGGGATGCTTCTAGGCTTATTTATTGCAATTGTATTTTACAAATTAGCACGTTTATTAGTGTTAAAAAGCTAG
- a CDS encoding O-methyltransferase, producing the protein MDFLPELIEDYVVNHSQKEPELLQQLNKETWQKVLNPRMLSGAYQGRLLSIISKLTNPKNILEIGTYTGYSALCLAEGIQNNGELITIDKNEELENFAKKYFNNSNYKNQIKQLIGNAVDIIPTLNKKFDLVFIDADKSNYINYFNLIIDKMNSGGVILSDNVLWSGKIVEELNPKDIDTKTLLEYNKLLNSDARVETILLPIRDGLTITRVK; encoded by the coding sequence ATGGATTTTTTACCTGAACTAATTGAAGACTATGTTGTTAATCATTCACAGAAAGAACCAGAATTATTACAACAATTAAACAAAGAAACCTGGCAAAAAGTTTTAAATCCACGTATGCTAAGTGGTGCTTACCAAGGTAGATTATTAAGTATAATTTCAAAATTAACCAATCCAAAAAATATTCTCGAAATTGGAACTTATACTGGTTATTCTGCATTGTGTTTAGCCGAAGGAATTCAAAATAACGGAGAATTAATTACCATTGATAAAAATGAAGAATTAGAAAATTTTGCTAAAAAATATTTTAATAATTCTAATTATAAAAATCAAATAAAACAACTTATAGGTAATGCAGTTGATATAATTCCAACACTTAACAAAAAATTTGATTTGGTTTTTATAGATGCCGATAAATCTAACTATATAAATTACTTTAATTTAATAATCGATAAAATGAACTCTGGAGGTGTTATTTTATCTGATAATGTATTGTGGAGCGGTAAAATTGTTGAAGAACTCAATCCGAAAGATATCGATACAAAAACACTACTTGAATACAATAAATTACTAAACTCAGATGCTAGAGTTGAAACTATTTTACTTCCAATTAGAGATGGGTTAACCATAACAAGAGTAAAATAA
- a CDS encoding sigma-70 family RNA polymerase sigma factor: MSTKKHILNPEQWVTLHADYLFNYTISRVNNHDLAKDLVQDTFFAGLNAKDNFQGKASERTWLISILKRKIIDYYRKINSVKGKAEVKMNFYSDGENEGDWIEERVPSDWNNEIEKNIENKELNTALEKCINNLPEKYAMVFRMKTIQQFETEEICKELEISSSNLWVIIHRARTQLRKCMEDNWFKN, encoded by the coding sequence ACTTCATGCAGATTACCTGTTTAACTATACTATTAGTAGAGTTAACAACCACGATTTAGCAAAAGATTTAGTACAAGACACCTTCTTTGCGGGTCTAAATGCTAAAGATAATTTTCAAGGAAAAGCAAGTGAGCGAACTTGGTTAATTTCAATATTAAAAAGAAAAATTATTGACTATTATAGAAAAATAAATTCTGTAAAAGGTAAGGCTGAAGTAAAAATGAATTTTTATTCAGATGGTGAAAATGAAGGTGATTGGATAGAAGAAAGAGTTCCTTCTGATTGGAATAACGAAATAGAAAAAAATATTGAAAATAAAGAGTTAAATACTGCTTTAGAAAAATGCATAAACAACTTACCTGAAAAATATGCTATGGTATTTAGAATGAAAACTATACAACAATTTGAAACAGAAGAAATATGTAAGGAATTGGAAATTAGTTCGTCTAATCTTTGGGTAATAATCCATAGAGCCAGAACACAACTTAGAAAATGTATGGAAGATAATTGGTTTAAAAATTAA